In Tepidisphaeraceae bacterium, the sequence GCGTGGATGGCGCGCTTCCGAAGGCTGGCCAAGGACTACGAACGCCTGGCGTCGACGTTGAGAGGGATGCACCTGATCGCGTTCGCGATCCTCATGCTCGCGAAACTCGTGAACTGGGAGAAAAGTGCATAACACGCTCTAAACCTCTCCCGGCGTACCGGGAGAGGGAACCAGACCCCTACTTCGCCATCACAAACTCACCATTGCCATTCCCATCGCCGTGGACTGCGGCTGGTTGCTCGAACCGGTCGCCGGTGTGGGTGCGGGTGGAGCGCAGGAACGGCACGCGGTCCAACACCTTCTCCTGGAACAGCTCCAGGTACAAGTACAGCACCGGCGTCACGTAGAGCGTGATCAGCTGCGACACCAGCAGGCCGCCCACGATCACCAAGCCCAGCGGGCGACGGCCCTCGCCGTCGGCGCCGTGGCCCATGGCGATGGGGACCGCGCCCATGACGGCGGCGAGCGTCGTCATCAAAATCGGGCGGAAACGGTCCATGCTGGCGTGGTGGATCGCGTTCTCGGCGGTGTCGCCGTTGGCGAGCCGCTGGATCGCGAAGTCGACGATCATGATGCCGTTCTTCTTCACGATGCCCATCAGCATGAACAACCCGATGAACGCGTACAGCGACGCCTCGATCGGCGACCCAATCGTCATGTAACCCACCAGGTACAGCGTCGCCAACCCACCCACCAACGCGGTCGGCAGGGTCGAAAGCACCGTGATCGGGTGAACGTAGCTCTCGTACAGGATCGCCAAAATCACGTACATCACGAAGACGGCCAGAACCATCAGCACGATCAGGCTGCTGATCGTCTCGCGGAAGGTCAGCGCCTCACCTTGGAAGCTGCTGCGCAACTGGGGGGGCACCACCTCGGCGGCGATGCCTTCAATCAGGTTGGTCGCGGTGCCGATCGGCACGCCGGGCATCAGGTTGAAGTTGATCGTGACGCTGGTGAACTGGTTCAGGTGGTTCACCGCCTGCGGCCCAACCGTCTCCGTCCACGTCGCCACCGCCGACAGCGGGATCACGCGCGTGCCGTCGTCACTACGCACGTAGAGCTTCTGCAAGTCTTCCGGCCGCGACCGGTCCTCCTGCCCCACTTCCAGGATGACCTGATACTGGTCGTCCGCGCGCTTGATCAGGTAAACGTAGTTCTGGCTGTAGGCGTTCTTCAGCAGCGTCTCGATGCGCGACGCCGATACGCCGTAGGTCTTGGCCTGCTCGCGCAGGATGTCGACGGTTAGGCTCGGCGTGCTCAGGTACATGTCCGAGATTGGCATGCCGGCAAAGGTCTTACCTATTTCCGGCATCAGCCGCATCTGCAGCGCCTCGGCGGCGGCGTAGACCTCCTTGGGGTTGATGCCGCTGATCGTATAGGCGAACTGCCCGCCTTGATTGCTCGTGGCACCGGTCGAGATCTGCAGCACCGGCTGCGGCGTCAGCACGCCAATCGCGCCCGGCAGGCTCATCGCTAACCGCGTGCCCAGTTCACCGGCGACCTCCTGAATGCCCGGATTCTCAACCGTTCGGCCGTCGAACGTCTTCAATGATGGCCGCTCGCTCGGGTCCTTCAGGAACGCGATCAGAAAGCCCATGTTCGACGAGATGAACTGGCCGTTACCGGTCATCGAGAACGTCATCTGCACCGATTCGTTCTCGTGCATAACGCGCTCGGCCATCGTCTGGTACTGCCGCATCTGCGTCGGCGACGAACCTTCCTGGCCGATCATCACGCCCATCGCGAACGAGCTGTCACCCACCGGCAGGAACGCCTTGGGAATGTCGATCAGGAAGAAGATCGTGCCACCCATGCAGACGATCCAGATGATCAGCGACACCCAGCGGTGCTTCAGGAAGAACCACAGGGATCGGGAGTAGAAGTCGAGCACGGGCCGTTCGACCGAGCGGAACGCGCGTTCCATCCACGTCTTCTTGTCGTTGTGGCCGCGCGGCGCGAGCATGCGGGCGCACATCAGCGGGGTCAGCGTCAGCGACACGACACCGCTGGCCAAAATCGCCACGATGATCGTGACCGCGAACTCCTGGAACACGCGACCGATGATGCCGCTCATGAACACCAGCGGCAGGAACACGATCGCCAGCGAGACGGTCATCGACAGAATCGTGAAGCTGATCTCCTTGGCCGAGCTCAGCGTCGCGGTCATCACCGATTCGCCGTACTGTTCCATTCGGCGGACGGTGTTTTCGAGGAACACGATCGCGTCGTCGATCAGGAAGCCGATCGCCAGCGTGATCGCCATCAGCGTGAGGTTGTTCACGCTGTAGCCGAGCATGTTCATCACGATGAACGTCATCAGCAGCGACAGCGGCAGCGCGACGACGGGGATCAGCGTATCAGTCGCGCGACCGAGGAAGACGAAGATCACGGCCACCACGAGCCCGAACGCGATCAGCAGCGTCTCGCGCACCTCGGTGACGCTGTTCACGATCGACTTGCTGCGGTCGTAGATCGGGATGATGTCGACGCCCGCAGGCATCTGCGGCTTCACCTCGGGCAGCAGCGCCTTCACGTTGGCGGCCACCTCGACGGCGTTGGAGCCGGCCTGGCGGAAGACCGCCATGATCACGGTCGCCTTGGGCACTTCGCGCCCACGCACCCAGAAGCGCATGTCGATGCGCTCGTCCTGCACGCTCTCGATCGCGGTCGCGACGTCGCGCAGGTAGATCGGCGAGCCGGTGCGCGTCTCGATGATCAGGTTGTTGTAGTCCTCGGCCGTCTCCAGCTGGCCCTGCGGTTGAATGAGGAACGTGCGGGTCGGCCCGTCGAACTGACCGGCGCCCTGGTAGCTCGTCCCCTGCTGGATGGCGCCGGCGAGGTCGTCCATCGTGAGGTTGCGGGCCGCCAGCGCCGACGGGTCGGCCTTGATGCGGATCGCCGACTTCGTGCCGAAAATCTGCACCTGGCTGACGCCCGACAAAATGCTGACGCGCTGGGCCAACTGCGTGTTGGCCATGTCGTACAGCTGGCCGCGCGTCATCGTGTCGCTGACGACGCCGACGTACAGGATCGGCTGGTCGTTCGGGTTGGTCTTCGTGAACGTCGGCGGCGCCGGCAAATCGACCGGTAAGTTGCCGGTGGCCCGGCTAATGGCGGCCTGCACGTCGGTGGCGGCGCCATCGACGTTTTTCTCGAGGTCGAACTGCAGCGTCAGGCTGGTGAAGCCCTGCGTGCTCTTGCTGGTGATCAGCTCGAGCCCGGGGATCTGCATGAACTGCCGTTCGAGCGGCGTCGCCACGTTGGCGGCCATCGTCTCGGGGCTGGCGCCGGGGTAACCGACCTGCACCTGGATGACCGGGTAGTCGACGGCCGGCAATGCGTCCACCGGCATCTGGCGGTAAGCCAGAATGCCGAACAGGATCGCCGAGATCGTCAGGACGACCGTCATCACGGGCCGACGAATGAAGGGTTCGGAAAGGCTCACAACGTCACCTTCTTGGGATAAGTTCCGATCGCGATCGGACTTTCAGATTCTGTGCTTTTACTTGCATGATCGCCTCAGCGACCGCGCCACGGTCGCTGAGGCACGCGCTACTGTTGAGAACCACTGTTGGGCGCATCACCCGTGCCGGGCGCGGTGCCAGGGACACCCGTGCCGGCGGTGTTGCCTCCGGGGGCTGGCGTGGGCGTCTGTTCGGTGGCGCCACCGGCCTGACCCCCCGCAGCCGCGGGCGCAGGCTCGGCCGGCGGGCCGCCGGCCGGGGGCATACCTTGGGGCGCCATCTGGTTCGGATCGATGATGCTCACCGGGGCGCCGGGAAACAGCATCATCTGCCCGGTTACCACCACCTGCTCGTTGGCCGAGACACCGGTGTCGATCACCGTGTTCGTCCCTTGCCGCTGCCCAATCTTCACAGGTCGCAACTCGGCTTGCTTGTTGGCATTTACGACGAACACAAACGGCCCCTGCTGTCCGACCTGCTGTGCCTGTGTGGGAATCAGCACGGCGCCAGGGATGACGCGCAGGATCAATCGCACGTTGACGAACTGGCCGGGCCAGAAATAACGGTCATCGTTTGGAAGGGTCGCCCGCAACTGCACGGTGCCCGAGCCGTTCTCGACCCGGTTGTCCAGGAACTGCAGTTCACCCGTGCGCGGCTCGGCCGGCTGAGTGGTAGCGCCCGTGTTGGGCAGCGTAACCTGCACCTTCAACGTGCCCTCGGCCATGTGCTTACGAACGAGGGGCAGCGAGCTTTCGCTCGTGGTGAAGTCGACGAACACCGGGTCGAGCGATTGCACGACGACCAGCGTCTCGTCGTTGGCATTCACGACGTTGCCGGGATCGACCAGTCGCTTGCCGGTGCGCCCGTCAACCGGCGACTTGATGTCGCTGTACTCCAGGTTCAGCTTGGCCGTCTCAACCGCGGCCTCACGGGCCTTGATCTGGGCCTCGGCGACTGCGACGGCGTTCTTCCGCTGGTCGATCTGCTCCTGCGACAACGCCCGCACGTCCGTCACGCCGGCAGCGCGCTCATACTCGCTCTTGGCCAACTGCAGGTTCACGCGCGATTGCGCCAGGTCCGCCTCGGCCTGCGCGACGGTGGCTTGGAACGGCCGGGGGTCGATCTTGAACAGCAGGTCCCCCTGTTTCACCTCGGCCCCTTCGGTGAAGTGGGCGCTGAGCAACTTCCCACCGACTTGCGAACGGATCGAGACGTTGTCGGGCGACGCGACGGTACCAATCTCGTCAAGGTACACCGGCACGTCGGCGGTCGTGGCGGGCGCAACAGTCACACTAGCCGGTGGCCGCTCCGCGGGAGGTGGCGCCTCCCGGTTGCACCCGGCTAAAACGGCGGCTGATGTTAACAAGGCGCAAAACCGACCAGTCAGTATCGAAAAATTCAAGGGAGTTCCCGCAAAGGCGTGTGTCATAGCTGAATTCGCTTGTGTGAACGATTGATGTTAGCCACGTCAGGTTAGGAAATCACGTGGTATCGAAAAAAAGCCAAAAGGGCCAGTTAATAGGAACAAACTGTGCTGGTTTCCCCAGCTATTATTCAACATGGGAGCGCCGAGATTCGAACTCGGAACCAAGGGATTATGAGTCCCCTGCTCTAACCGTTGAGCTACACTCCCCTTCTTCGGGTGCGGTCCGTTCGCCGCTTTAATCGAATCCTGCTGATGCTTTACGGACGAACATTGGGGCTTGCCAACTCCGAAGCATCGTTGGCGATTCTAATGGGTGTATGGGGTGAAGCAACCACGCGCGGTGCTAGGGCCGTTATTCCATCAACGGGGTCACGATGCCTGGGGGGATATCTAATAGTCGGTTCCCCACCTTCAGCGTTACAGGAACCGCCGATGGGTTGTACGCCGACTGACGGTTGGCGGCGATCACGATTCGCTCGCGGGCGGCGTGGTAGTCGAACAGTTCGATGTTCGTGCAGTACCACACGTCGTCATGGCCGGCCATCGGGCGATAGATGCGCTCCAAGTCGTCCCAGCGGTTCTGGCGTTGAAACTCGTACGAGTGAGCCCAAATGAAGAAGACGCCCGATCGGTTCGGCGAGCCGTGCAGCGCCTTCCACCTCTCGGGCACGTCCGGATGAAAGTGGTGCGCCGTGCTGCCCCAAGCCAATGGTTCGGCCGGTGGGAAGCAGGGGTCGCGGTTCTCGCACGTGCGGGCATAAACGATGCCCAGTGCGCGCAGCACGTCGATCACCTGCGCGTTGTACGTGCCGAACGGGTACGCCATGCCGCGCACGGGGTAACCCACGAGGTCCTCGAGCGCCCTGCGATCGTCCAGCACTTCTGCAGCCATCTGCGACGCGTCGAGACGTGGCAGGTGCGGATGGGTGACCGTGTGGATCGCCACCTCGTGCCCCGCGTACAGTTCGGCGACCTCGCTGGCATCGAGGCGCCCCCCACTGTCCTCGGTGAGCCGCTCACCGGTCCGGCCGAGCGTGCCCGAGTTCAGGTTGAAGGTACCCTTCATCCCCATGTCGTTCAACGCCGCCACAACACGGCGATCTTCAACGACGCCGTCGTCCCAACTCGTGGTGAACGCGATCCGCTTTCCGCCGGGGAAGTTGGGGATTTCGATGCGAGGGGTCATGGTTAGGTGCCTTCTTAACTCGTCGTTACCATGCACGAGATCCTATAGTTCTATTCGTCATCCCGAGGGGAGCGGTAGCGACCCGAGGGATCGGCGTGGTAGACGGTTGTCGACGTATCGAGATCCCTCCAGGTCGCTTACGCTCCCTTCGAGAGGTCAACGGCGCCTAGCCCTGCCCCAACGCCCACTTCACATCGCCACCCACAATCGTCGTCACCGGCCGACCCTTCAGCTTCCAACCGTGGAACGGGCAGTTGCGGCTCTTGCTCTTGAATTGCTCGATGTCGACTGTCCATTCCAGCTCCGGATCGATAATCGTCACGTCCGCATCCGCTCCGACCCGCAGCGTGCCCTTACGGCTATCCAGCTTCACGATTTCGGCACCGCGGCGAGTCACAAGATCGATCAGCTTCATCCAATCGATACGCCCCGGCTCAACCAGCGCCTTCACGTACAGCGAGAACGCACATTCCAGCATGAGGATGCCAAACGGCGCGTACTGGAACTCGTGCTCCTTCTCCTCGGCCAGGTGTGGCGCGTGATCGGTCGCCAGGCAGTCGATGGTCCCATCGACCACCCCCGCGATGCACGCGGCAACGTCGGCGGCCGTGCGCAGCGGTGGGTTCATCTTGAAATTCGTGTCGTACGTGCGGCAAGACTCGTCCGTCAGCAGCAAATGATGCGGCGCCACCTCCGCGGTGATCGACAGCCCATCCGCCTTGGCCGCCCGCACGATCTCGACGCTCCAGGCGGTGCTGATGTGCTGCACGTGATAGCGGCAGCCAATCGTGCGGTTCAAAAGCAGATCGCGCGCGATCATCAGCTGTTCGGCCTCCCCCGGAATGCCCGGCAGCCCCAACGCCGTCGCCACCACACCGGCGTTCATGCAGCCGCCCGACAGCGAGTGTTCCTCGCAGTGCTGCATGAGGACGGTGTCGAACATCTTCGCGTACTGCAGCGCCTTGCGCATGACGGCCGCGTCGGCGACGCCCGTGCCATCGTCGGTGAACGCCACCGCCCCGCGCTCGTGCATGCTGCCGATCTCGGCCAGTTCCTTGCCCGCCCGCCCCTTGGTGATGGCGCCGGTCGGGTAGACGTTGCACAGTCCCACCCGCTGCGACTCGCGCAGCACAAACTCGATCGCCGCCTCCGTATCCAACGGCGGCTTCGTGTTCGGCATGCAGCAGACCGTCGTGAATCCCCCCGCGACCGCCGCCAGTGCGCCCGAGGCGATCGTCTCTTCCTCTTCATCCCCCGGCTCGCGGAAGTGAACGTGAATATCGATAAGGCCCGGCGTGACAAACTTGCCCGCCGCGTCGATGGTTCGATCGGCCTTGCCGAGATTCTCCCCGATCGCCGCCACCTTCCCATCTCGCAGCAGCACGTCGGCCTTGCGATTGATGTTCTGCGAGGGGTCGAGGACGGTGCCGTTGGTGATGAGGGTGGTCATGAGTGCGAAGATAAGAGACGCGAAGGCGCGAAGGAGGCGCGAAGAAACGCGAAGGTTAAAGGTAGTTATTGATGACGCGCTTGATGCCGTTCCGCATCATCGGGACGTTGAAGTTCATCAGCAATCCTAACTTAAGCTGCTTTGCTTGCAGGTATGCAATCACTTGGCCTGTATGAGCAGGTACAAAGGTTGCCACCGCCTTTAGCTCAAGTACGAGTCGGCCGGCAATCAGGATGTCAATCCGACCTTCGCCAACCAGCTTCCCTTTGTACACGATACCGATCGGCGCTTCGATTTCGTACGGGATCGAGCGAAGGGTCAACTCATGGGCCATCGACAGCTTATATACGCTCTCCTGCTGTCCCGGACCAACGATCCGATGCACTTCAATCGCCGCCCCGATTACCTGCTGCGCCAGATCCTCAACGTCATCCGGCACGCCAGATGTTCCCCGTTCACGAAAGTCATAAATATTCATAAAGCCCCTTCGCGATCCTTCGCGCCTTCTTCGCGCCTTCGCGTCTCTTCACTCCCAACCTGCGTCGTCAAAAACAACACCGCCATCCGCACCGCTAACCCGTTCGTCACCTGTTTCAGAATCCCACTCTGTGGCCCATCGGCGATGTCGGATTGGATTTCTACGCCGCGGTTCATGGGGCCGGGGTGCATGATGAAGACGTCGGGCTTGCAGCGTTGGAAGCGGTCCCACGTTAGGCCGTACATGCGGGTGAACTCGCGGACGGTGGGGAACTGGCTGGTCTTGATGCGCTCGTTCTGGACGCGCAGCATGTTGATCACGTCGACCTCGCCGATGATCGAATCGAAGTCGTTCGTCACTTTGGCGCCCAGCTTTTCGAACGCCCGCGGGCAGAGCGTGCTGGGGCCGACGAAGATGACTTCGGCGCCGAGCTTGGTCAGGCCCCACAAGTTGGACCGTGCCACCCGGCTGTTGCCGACGTCCCCCACCACCGCCACCTTCAGCCCCGCAATGCGGCCGAAGCGTTCGCGGATCGTGTACAGGTCGAGCAACCCCTGCGTCGGGTGCTCGTGCGCACCGTCGCCCGCGTTGATGACGCTGCAGTTGACCGTGCGCGCCAGCAGCTCGGCCGAGCCGGCGGCGGCGTGGCGGATGACGATCGCGTCGATGCCCATCGCCTCGATCGTGCGGGCGGTGTCGATCAGCGTCTCGCCCTTGCTGATGCTCGAACCGCTGCCACTGAAATCGATGATGTCGGCGCTCAGGCGTTGGGCGGCCAGCGCGAAGCTGGTGCGCGTGCGCGTGCTGTCCTCAAAGAACGCGTTGACGATGACCCGGCCGCGCAGCGCGGGCACCTTCTTCACGCTGCGCGTCGAGACCTCCTTGAAACCGTCGGCGGTATCGAGGATGAAGTTGATTTCGTCGGCGTGCAGGGACTCGAGCGCGAGCAGGTGCTTGCGCGTCCACTTCGGCCGGCCGTGCGAGTCGAGTTGGTTCATAGGGCGTGGCGCGGCTCGACCGTGATCTCGTCGACGCCGTCGTTCTCGGTGAATCGGACACAGACTTTCTGGTCAAACGGCAGCTGCCCGAGGTCGATCCCGGTGTAGTCCGCCTGAATCGGCAGCTCCCGCCCGCCCCGGTCGGCCAGCACCGCCAGGCGAATAACCTTGGGCCGCCCGTAATCGGCCAGCGCGTTCAGCGCCGCCCGGACGGTTCGACCGGTAAACAGCACGTCGTCGACCAGCACCATCGGCACCGCGTCGATCGCGCAATCGATTTGCGTCGGCCTTACGAGCGGCCCGGCGCCGATCTCGGACAGATCATCCCGGTAGAGCGTGATATCCAGCACCCCGCGGCCCAGATCGTGATACCCGCGCGATCGCAACTTCTCAGCAATCCGCGACGCCAGCGTCTCGCCGCGCGTGCGAATGCCGATGATGTTGAGCGGTTGGGTCGACGGGAAGTCGGTTGCGATGGTGGAAACGAGCGAGTCGATCGTCTGCTCGACACTGGCCTTGTCGTATGCCTTGCGCATCGGGGGCAGAAGGTACGGGAAACCGGCGGGGATGACAAACCGGGGCTGGAAGGAAGGCGTAGGAGAAAGAGGTTAGGCGATAGCCGTCCGAGCGAATTGTCTTCTGTAGGACAGGCATTCCTGCCTGTCTCTCAGGGCGTCCGCCTCTCCCCCCGTATTCCTGTCTTCTGTGGCACAGGCATTCTTGCCTGTGTCTCTGCCTCTGCGTTGCGCTTAAACAAATGCAAAAGAGACGCGAAGTCGCGAAGGCGCGAAGCCGGACGCTAAGGAAGACGCGGAAAGTAACGCGAACATGCATTTCGGCGGCGGTCTGGGTAAGGCAAAATGCTAATCCGTGCACCATTGTGCACCATTTTGCACCATCGGGTGATGGCAACGGGGATCCACAACGTCACGTACGTCAGCTATTCAGTTGTCAAAGAACACGCTATCCATCTCTACGCTCGCGCTGCGCGATAGACGTTGAATAGGCGCAACACCCTTCGCGTTTCTTCGCGGCTTCCTTCGCGCCTTCGCGTCTCTTTCTTTTCCCAATCGCGACTAGCGCCGCGAGGCAAACAAGAATGTCCGCGCTACCGAAAACAGAAGACAGGAAGAGACACAGGCAAGAAAGAATGCCTGTGACACAGAAGACGGAAGAGAGAATACGGGGGAGAGAAAGACGGGGGGAGAGACAGGCAGGAATGCCTGTCCTACAGAAGACCAACGCGAGGTCATTCGATGGCGGCATCGGTAGTAGGGCCCGCTTCGATGTCGCTGTCCTGCGTCAGGCGGAAGACGGTGACCTCGGGGCGACACCAGTCGCGGATGCGTTGGCCGTAGCTGAGGCCGCGGTTGACGTAGAGGTGGCGACCGTGGACGGCGTAGTAGCCGTGCGTGTAGTGGCGGAACCGCTTGCCGTACAGCTTGCGACCGACGCGGCTCGTCCCCACCTGTCGGCCGTGCGTGTGGCCGCTCAGCATCCACTGCCAAGGGTACGGCATCAGCTGCATCACGTTGGCAGGATTGTGATTCAAACAGAGTATCGGCAGCGACGAATCGACGCCCTTCCACGCGCGGTCCGGATCGATCTGCTTGCTCCACTCGTCGTCCAGCCCCACGATCGCCAGCGGCCGGGTAACGCCCTCGCGGGTGACGATCGCATGTTCGTTGCGCAGCACGTTCAGGCCGCGATCTTCCAATGCTTTCTCGAGGTAATCGCCTCGCCGTGTGGCTTCCTTCGGCAGCGACTTACCGAACATGCTGTAGTCGTGGTTGCCGAACGTGCAGATGCAGCCGTCCTTCGCCTTCAGGTGCGACAGGATGGTCGCGATGCGCTTGGCGTACGGGTAGCCCCCGGTGATCAGGTCGCCGGTGACGACGACGAGGTCGGGCTCCAGCTCGTTCACCCAGCGGACGTACTGCACGAGGTAGCGCTGCCAGACGACCGGGCTGTAGTGCAGGTCGGACAGCTGCACGATGCGGTACCCGACCATCTTCGGATCGAGGTTTGGGAACGGCATCGACCGGCGATGAAAGTCGACCCACCGGCGGTTGAGCGGCAGCGCGTGAACGCCCGTCAGGCCCATGCGCGACATCGTCCGCCAGATCGCCTTGCGCCAGCCGAGCTGCTTGCGCCACTCGGCGTTCTTCAGGTAATCTTTGACGGTTTCGCTCATAAGCAAGGGGGAAGCGGGATGTGTCTCGTAAGAGGGAAGACGCCAGCCGCTGAAGCGGCGAGCCCGGTGCCGTTAGTCGAGCATCTCTAGCGCAGCGGCGATTTCACCGGCAGCGTGGGAGTCTCCCTTGTCTTGCGCGGCTTGAATGCCGGCGCGATAGCTCCGCTTTGCAGAGTCCAGGTCGCCCATGCTTTCGTAGGCAAGGCCCTGCTGGTGATAGGCGTAGCAGTAGCCCTTATCCAGCTCGATCACGCGACTCAGCATGCTGACCGCCTGCGGCAGGTCGCCGAGCTTTTTGTGTTCGAGCGCCAGGCCGTACAGCAGGAACGTGTCGTTTGGCGAGGCGTTCAACATGCCCTCGAGCTTCGACTTGCGATCGTTGGTTGTGTCGGCCACGCGGGTTGGTCTCCTTCAGCGGCAGTGTAGGTGGTCTAGCTGGCATCGCCAAGGTGGAAACGGCTGCAAACCAGTGGGTGGATTGTTGCCGAGCATGGACGCCCCCGTGCCAAGAGGGGCAGCAGCCGAGCACGAAAACCGGTTGCCTGCCTGCGTCCAGGCTAATCTCGGGATAGAATAGACCATCATGCAATCGACCCGTCGCTCGCACGTCGCGTTCCTGCTGGCCGTGTCGCTCGGCTGTGGCCTGGCGGTCGCGCAGGCGCCGACCACGGTCCCGGCCACCACACAACCCACAACCGATGCCGCCGACCCCACTGCGGCGGCTCAGGCGGCGGCGGTGGCGGCGTTTGTGCCGGAGGGGCCGACGATGACGGTTGATGACCTGTCCGCCGTCTTCCACCTGTCGGCCCAGAACGGCTTCCTGTCGCTCAGCACCGATCTGGAACCGACCGACGGCAGCGTCTTCGTGAAGGTCGACGGCCTCGTGCCCGGTGGCGACGTGAACGTGTCGGCCGCCGACGAGGGGGGTGGCAGCCCGCGGCTGCGCCTGCTGCGCTTCACCACGCCACCCGACTCGTTTCCCAACCCGATCTCGAAGACGACGATTGCCG encodes:
- a CDS encoding efflux RND transporter permease subunit codes for the protein MSLSEPFIRRPVMTVVLTISAILFGILAYRQMPVDALPAVDYPVIQVQVGYPGASPETMAANVATPLERQFMQIPGLELITSKSTQGFTSLTLQFDLEKNVDGAATDVQAAISRATGNLPVDLPAPPTFTKTNPNDQPILYVGVVSDTMTRGQLYDMANTQLAQRVSILSGVSQVQIFGTKSAIRIKADPSALAARNLTMDDLAGAIQQGTSYQGAGQFDGPTRTFLIQPQGQLETAEDYNNLIIETRTGSPIYLRDVATAIESVQDERIDMRFWVRGREVPKATVIMAVFRQAGSNAVEVAANVKALLPEVKPQMPAGVDIIPIYDRSKSIVNSVTEVRETLLIAFGLVVAVIFVFLGRATDTLIPVVALPLSLLMTFIVMNMLGYSVNNLTLMAITLAIGFLIDDAIVFLENTVRRMEQYGESVMTATLSSAKEISFTILSMTVSLAIVFLPLVFMSGIIGRVFQEFAVTIIVAILASGVVSLTLTPLMCARMLAPRGHNDKKTWMERAFRSVERPVLDFYSRSLWFFLKHRWVSLIIWIVCMGGTIFFLIDIPKAFLPVGDSSFAMGVMIGQEGSSPTQMRQYQTMAERVMHENESVQMTFSMTGNGQFISSNMGFLIAFLKDPSERPSLKTFDGRTVENPGIQEVAGELGTRLAMSLPGAIGVLTPQPVLQISTGATSNQGGQFAYTISGINPKEVYAAAEALQMRLMPEIGKTFAGMPISDMYLSTPSLTVDILREQAKTYGVSASRIETLLKNAYSQNYVYLIKRADDQYQVILEVGQEDRSRPEDLQKLYVRSDDGTRVIPLSAVATWTETVGPQAVNHLNQFTSVTINFNLMPGVPIGTATNLIEGIAAEVVPPQLRSSFQGEALTFRETISSLIVLMVLAVFVMYVILAILYESYVHPITVLSTLPTALVGGLATLYLVGYMTIGSPIEASLYAFIGLFMLMGIVKKNGIMIVDFAIQRLANGDTAENAIHHASMDRFRPILMTTLAAVMGAVPIAMGHGADGEGRRPLGLVIVGGLLVSQLITLYVTPVLYLYLELFQEKVLDRVPFLRSTRTHTGDRFEQPAAVHGDGNGNGEFVMAK
- a CDS encoding efflux RND transporter periplasmic adaptor subunit, giving the protein MTVAPATTADVPVYLDEIGTVASPDNVSIRSQVGGKLLSAHFTEGAEVKQGDLLFKIDPRPFQATVAQAEADLAQSRVNLQLAKSEYERAAGVTDVRALSQEQIDQRKNAVAVAEAQIKAREAAVETAKLNLEYSDIKSPVDGRTGKRLVDPGNVVNANDETLVVVQSLDPVFVDFTTSESSLPLVRKHMAEGTLKVQVTLPNTGATTQPAEPRTGELQFLDNRVENGSGTVQLRATLPNDDRYFWPGQFVNVRLILRVIPGAVLIPTQAQQVGQQGPFVFVVNANKQAELRPVKIGQRQGTNTVIDTGVSANEQVVVTGQMMLFPGAPVSIIDPNQMAPQGMPPAGGPPAEPAPAAAGGQAGGATEQTPTPAPGGNTAGTGVPGTAPGTGDAPNSGSQQ
- a CDS encoding polysaccharide deacetylase family protein; translation: MTPRIEIPNFPGGKRIAFTTSWDDGVVEDRRVVAALNDMGMKGTFNLNSGTLGRTGERLTEDSGGRLDASEVAELYAGHEVAIHTVTHPHLPRLDASQMAAEVLDDRRALEDLVGYPVRGMAYPFGTYNAQVIDVLRALGIVYARTCENRDPCFPPAEPLAWGSTAHHFHPDVPERWKALHGSPNRSGVFFIWAHSYEFQRQNRWDDLERIYRPMAGHDDVWYCTNIELFDYHAARERIVIAANRQSAYNPSAVPVTLKVGNRLLDIPPGIVTPLME
- a CDS encoding dihydroorotase, producing MTTLITNGTVLDPSQNINRKADVLLRDGKVAAIGENLGKADRTIDAAGKFVTPGLIDIHVHFREPGDEEEETIASGALAAVAGGFTTVCCMPNTKPPLDTEAAIEFVLRESQRVGLCNVYPTGAITKGRAGKELAEIGSMHERGAVAFTDDGTGVADAAVMRKALQYAKMFDTVLMQHCEEHSLSGGCMNAGVVATALGLPGIPGEAEQLMIARDLLLNRTIGCRYHVQHISTAWSVEIVRAAKADGLSITAEVAPHHLLLTDESCRTYDTNFKMNPPLRTAADVAACIAGVVDGTIDCLATDHAPHLAEEKEHEFQYAPFGILMLECAFSLYVKALVEPGRIDWMKLIDLVTRRGAEIVKLDSRKGTLRVGADADVTIIDPELEWTVDIEQFKSKSRNCPFHGWKLKGRPVTTIVGGDVKWALGQG
- a CDS encoding GxxExxY protein yields the protein MNIYDFRERGTSGVPDDVEDLAQQVIGAAIEVHRIVGPGQQESVYKLSMAHELTLRSIPYEIEAPIGIVYKGKLVGEGRIDILIAGRLVLELKAVATFVPAHTGQVIAYLQAKQLKLGLLMNFNVPMMRNGIKRVINNYL
- a CDS encoding aspartate carbamoyltransferase catalytic subunit, coding for MNQLDSHGRPKWTRKHLLALESLHADEINFILDTADGFKEVSTRSVKKVPALRGRVIVNAFFEDSTRTRTSFALAAQRLSADIIDFSGSGSSISKGETLIDTARTIEAMGIDAIVIRHAAAGSAELLARTVNCSVINAGDGAHEHPTQGLLDLYTIRERFGRIAGLKVAVVGDVGNSRVARSNLWGLTKLGAEVIFVGPSTLCPRAFEKLGAKVTNDFDSIIGEVDVINMLRVQNERIKTSQFPTVREFTRMYGLTWDRFQRCKPDVFIMHPGPMNRGVEIQSDIADGPQSGILKQVTNGLAVRMAVLFLTTQVGSEETRRREEGAKDREGAL
- the pyrR gene encoding bifunctional pyr operon transcriptional regulator/uracil phosphoribosyltransferase PyrR yields the protein MRKAYDKASVEQTIDSLVSTIATDFPSTQPLNIIGIRTRGETLASRIAEKLRSRGYHDLGRGVLDITLYRDDLSEIGAGPLVRPTQIDCAIDAVPMVLVDDVLFTGRTVRAALNALADYGRPKVIRLAVLADRGGRELPIQADYTGIDLGQLPFDQKVCVRFTENDGVDEITVEPRHAL
- a CDS encoding metallophosphoesterase, which encodes MSETVKDYLKNAEWRKQLGWRKAIWRTMSRMGLTGVHALPLNRRWVDFHRRSMPFPNLDPKMVGYRIVQLSDLHYSPVVWQRYLVQYVRWVNELEPDLVVVTGDLITGGYPYAKRIATILSHLKAKDGCICTFGNHDYSMFGKSLPKEATRRGDYLEKALEDRGLNVLRNEHAIVTREGVTRPLAIVGLDDEWSKQIDPDRAWKGVDSSLPILCLNHNPANVMQLMPYPWQWMLSGHTHGRQVGTSRVGRKLYGKRFRHYTHGYYAVHGRHLYVNRGLSYGQRIRDWCRPEVTVFRLTQDSDIEAGPTTDAAIE
- a CDS encoding tetratricopeptide repeat protein codes for the protein MADTTNDRKSKLEGMLNASPNDTFLLYGLALEHKKLGDLPQAVSMLSRVIELDKGYCYAYHQQGLAYESMGDLDSAKRSYRAGIQAAQDKGDSHAAGEIAAALEMLD